The following is a genomic window from Pedobacter sp. KBS0701.
CTCCCCATGAAATCGCTACGTGTAACCAGCCTGGTTGTTTCTTTGCTGCCATAAATTTTGATGTTTTTCTTAGTTTTTAGTTTGTTCGGTTTAACGTCTTAAATCGGTGCCAGGATAAGATGAAACGCATCTGAAACCAATATATGACCTTTGTGTATCCTGATATTCGTATGTCGCTACAGCATTTTGAAGAAAATAACCTGTATCTTTCCAAGAACCGCCTTTTACCACTTTACGTTTTTTGTATTTACTATCGTTTGCACCAGCATCATAAGTAAAGTTAGGGTTTAAGTCATGCAATAACGGGCTAGCGCCTTTATTATATGCTGTTAAAGTCCATTCTGAAACATTACCTGCCATGTTGTACAAGCCATAATCGTTAGGAAAATATGATCTGACACCTACTGTATAAATACCACCATCGCTCGAATAATCACCACGGCCTGGTTTAAAGTTAGCCTGTAAACATCCTTTTGTATTTCTAATGTAAGGACCTCCCCAAGGATATTTAGTCTTGGTATTACCGCCTCTTGCAGCATATTCAAATTCTGTTTCAGCCGGCAACCTATAATCCGATCTTGACCCTGCAGGAAGTTTCCTTGCCGTTGCAACACCATCGTATAATTTGGTTCTCCAGTGAGAGAAAGCTTTTGCCTGCTCCCAGCTTACGCCAACTACAGGATAATCATCATAGGAAGGGTGGTTGTAATAACCGCGCACCATTGGATCATTTTGTGAGTAAGAATAATCTGTTTTCCAAACCATTGTATCAGGATATATAGCAACCGTATAGCGATCGATATAATCCTGACGTTTGCTGTTTGGATCTTTATGCCCGATAGCAGCTTTCTCCATATTCAACTCTGCATAAGAATATTCGAATTTACGAACATCTAATTCTTTCTTGCCTGGAAGAGCATCCAAACCTGAGTAATACATGCCATCTAGCTGACTCACTTGGGCTGCTGCTGCACCCCTACCTCTATTACGCCAAATGTTGGCACCATTTGGACCAACTTTTTTCCAGTCAATATATTTCTCTCCGCCAAGAGCAGCTGCGGCATTTCCTCTTGGAGTAACCATAAATTGTTGTGGGTTGCCCATCATTACAATCGCAATAGAATCTCGTACCCAGTTGGTAAACTGGCGATATTCCGCATTGGAAATTTCGGTCTGATCCATGAAGAATGCGCTAATGGTAACCATTTTACTTGGCCCATTCTGAGAGAAAGTGATATCTTCATCCGAACCTCCCAGTGGGGTATGCCCTGGTGGTACATAAACCATTCCTAGTGGGATTCTATCGTTTTTAAATTTTCGGTTATAAGCGCCAACCAGCTCGCCTTGGCCGCCATGACCACAGCTTGCCAGCATTACAGTTACACCTACAATAGCTAGAAGGTAGATTTTCTTCATATTTTATATTGTGCACAGCACGATTAGGAGCAATTTTATCAAAAATCACTGAAATTATCTATAAAAGCAAATATTTTATATTAAATCATTACCCAAAGGCAATTAAAGTTAGATTAATAATTATCCAACAACTTTGTGTATCGTTCAACAATATGCGTAACTCTCTTATTAACAGTAAAGTTACGCATTTATTGTATCGACTGATAATAAATTATTTATCGTATTAT
Proteins encoded in this region:
- a CDS encoding SUMF1/EgtB/PvdO family nonheme iron enzyme; the protein is MKKIYLLAIVGVTVMLASCGHGGQGELVGAYNRKFKNDRIPLGMVYVPPGHTPLGGSDEDITFSQNGPSKMVTISAFFMDQTEISNAEYRQFTNWVRDSIAIVMMGNPQQFMVTPRGNAAAALGGEKYIDWKKVGPNGANIWRNRGRGAAAAQVSQLDGMYYSGLDALPGKKELDVRKFEYSYAELNMEKAAIGHKDPNSKRQDYIDRYTVAIYPDTMVWKTDYSYSQNDPMVRGYYNHPSYDDYPVVGVSWEQAKAFSHWRTKLYDGVATARKLPAGSRSDYRLPAETEFEYAARGGNTKTKYPWGGPYIRNTKGCLQANFKPGRGDYSSDGGIYTVGVRSYFPNDYGLYNMAGNVSEWTLTAYNKGASPLLHDLNPNFTYDAGANDSKYKKRKVVKGGSWKDTGYFLQNAVATYEYQDTQRSYIGFRCVSSYPGTDLRR